One genomic window of Desmospora activa DSM 45169 includes the following:
- a CDS encoding tetratricopeptide repeat protein, with product MTLFAPILNVNELLPDQKVTSTTYTKLGVLYMQQNKLAEAKETVNQAISIADKYNDVPRLTYALMLMGDLLKNKKEDHDAISYYQRSLDLSRKHHLKHREYKLLLKLAQCWHQLNEQEFQKCSRNMYEVKIELINKEGDIFEEQD from the coding sequence ATGACCCTTTTTGCCCCCATTTTGAATGTAAATGAATTATTACCAGATCAAAAGGTGACTTCCACTACTTACACCAAACTAGGCGTTCTCTATATGCAACAAAATAAGTTAGCTGAGGCAAAAGAGACTGTCAATCAGGCAATTAGTATCGCTGATAAGTATAACGATGTTCCTCGTTTAACTTATGCTTTGATGCTGATGGGTGATTTACTAAAAAATAAAAAAGAAGACCATGATGCGATTTCATATTATCAACGATCTCTTGATCTATCACGAAAGCACCATTTAAAACATAGAGAGTACAAACTTTTGCTTAAACTTGCGCAATGCTGGCACCAATTGAATGAGCAGGAATTTCAAAAATGTAGCCGGAATATGTATGAAGTAAAAATTGAACTCATCAACAAGGAGGGTGACATTTTTGAGGAACAAGATTAA
- a CDS encoding DUF1259 domain-containing protein, giving the protein MNNNEIICRNFANIIGGQHGFTGGKCVATIPRSQIRATILGVRFSVTSSFSFESKNNLSGKALCLGRVALLQKEVEPFVAVIRDQGIIVSSIHNEWLFEKPRLIYVNIESVEKPLLFARKVRKALQVI; this is encoded by the coding sequence ATGAACAATAACGAAATAATTTGCAGAAATTTCGCAAATATTATAGGTGGCCAACATGGATTTACGGGTGGGAAATGTGTTGCTACTATACCGCGAAGTCAAATAAGAGCAACTATATTAGGGGTGCGCTTTAGTGTAACTTCTTCTTTCTCATTTGAATCAAAAAATAATTTAAGTGGCAAAGCCTTATGTCTGGGAAGAGTAGCACTTTTACAAAAAGAAGTTGAGCCATTTGTTGCTGTCATCCGAGATCAGGGAATCATCGTTTCGTCTATTCACAACGAATGGTTGTTCGAGAAACCCCGCTTAATTTATGTCAATATCGAATCGGTTGAAAAGCCATTACTTTTTGCAAGAAAAGTGAGGAAAGCGTTACAGGTTATTTGA
- a CDS encoding FAD-binding oxidoreductase — protein MFDKGRAPRFLRRGKEPKLTGRIVVPGNPQYNSARQEFNTFFNKFPRVIVFAQKTQDVVNAIRWARFNNVPIRMRSGRHSYEGLSVVNGGIVIDVSDMHDVDVNRKRGTATVQTGIRGGALNEALWTERRVVPVGLCRTTGIGGVTLGGGHSILSRQFGLTQDHLLAAEIVMADGRVLHANADQHPDLFWALRGGGGGNFGVCTTFRYRTHPINTVAYAEITWDLRDMERVIRVWQEYTAPGTDPRLGPLLMVSNGLQGPSQNPVFFQAVFLGSTTEMLKLLLPLLRTGSPRKATIEKMTWIESVRRVADAQTSNPYPFKGVAPYVHRLPSAAISTIRRFIEKPPTSSAGVFFHGLNGVVAKVPSRSTAYFWRRAWSDVTIQATLGTPAEAKKGIRWVENLRRAMLPFTHGVYVNTPDLYIKNWPQAYYGGNFDRLTRVKAKYDPKNIFKFPQSIPPARR, from the coding sequence TTGTTTGACAAAGGGCGCGCACCACGGTTTTTAAGACGTGGCAAGGAACCTAAACTAACCGGACGAATTGTTGTACCAGGTAATCCTCAATACAACTCAGCTCGACAGGAGTTCAACACCTTCTTCAACAAATTTCCACGGGTGATCGTATTTGCACAGAAGACTCAGGATGTCGTCAACGCCATACGTTGGGCTCGCTTTAATAACGTTCCGATCCGAATGCGCTCCGGCCGCCACAGTTACGAAGGATTGTCAGTCGTCAATGGAGGAATCGTGATAGATGTGAGTGACATGCATGATGTCGATGTCAATCGCAAGCGTGGCACTGCCACCGTGCAGACCGGTATACGTGGCGGTGCCTTAAACGAAGCACTTTGGACTGAGCGGCGAGTCGTTCCAGTTGGTCTCTGTCGCACAACAGGTATCGGTGGGGTTACCTTGGGGGGAGGTCATAGTATTCTGTCCCGGCAATTCGGCCTCACGCAGGATCATTTGCTAGCTGCTGAGATTGTCATGGCCGACGGTCGTGTGCTCCACGCCAACGCCGACCAACACCCTGATCTATTCTGGGCATTACGTGGGGGTGGAGGCGGCAACTTTGGCGTCTGTACCACCTTCCGCTATCGCACCCACCCCATTAACACAGTTGCCTACGCAGAAATAACCTGGGACTTACGAGACATGGAGCGGGTAATACGAGTTTGGCAGGAGTATACAGCCCCTGGCACAGACCCAAGGCTGGGCCCTCTTCTTATGGTTTCTAACGGATTACAGGGGCCATCGCAGAACCCCGTATTCTTTCAGGCTGTCTTTCTCGGTTCAACCACAGAAATGCTCAAATTACTGCTACCCTTACTTCGGACCGGTTCGCCACGGAAGGCGACTATCGAAAAGATGACTTGGATCGAGTCCGTACGCCGGGTAGCGGATGCCCAGACAAGTAATCCTTATCCCTTTAAGGGCGTAGCACCCTACGTTCACCGGCTTCCAAGCGCTGCAATTTCCACGATCCGGCGTTTTATCGAAAAACCCCCTACCTCCTCGGCTGGCGTTTTTTTCCATGGCTTAAATGGGGTAGTGGCTAAAGTACCGAGTCGGAGTACTGCCTACTTTTGGCGTCGGGCTTGGTCGGACGTGACAATCCAGGCCACTTTAGGCACACCGGCAGAGGCTAAGAAAGGCATCCGTTGGGTGGAGAACCTTCGTCGAGCGATGCTTCCCTTTACTCATGGAGTTTACGTCAATACACCGGATCTCTACATTAAGAACTGGCCTCAGGCGTACTACGGTGGCAATTTCGATCGACTGACACGAGTAAAGGCCAAATACGACCCGAAAAACATCTTCAAATTCCCACAGAGCATCCCGCCAGCGCGTCGATAG
- a CDS encoding DNRLRE domain-containing protein has protein sequence MSQKVMKRLSWISIIVIIALAGSTLLPDYSQAYAASKAAEERKNQKQEIVGMRTENSKTYIKGDNTYVLEEYLEPIHFKEGGEWEEIDNDIQSVTANKAMDEELIYENKANRYRAGFATDSRADTLLRFQLDNAAVQFSLVDGKAVKAEKKDNQIAYNDVYPDTHLVYYTDNTGVKEEWILDKYNGQSKLTMAFETDGVEAKKQKDGSIDFVDEKGEALFSIPRPFMVDKNLRYSGDVQFTLREEKGQTYLDLELDEKWLQDPDRTYPVTVDPSLIVQGSDKTRDTFVGEKEPTRNFGALTYFTVGNNPDHGRSRALLKFDLQPILSNATITSAKLSVYQTNASTKAERENLHPITETWTETGATWNRQPQVGAAISNQTVTDADWYDFFLTALARDWYSGKTANHGVSIRHATETNDRKSYFSSEYAADPTRKPKLTITYTIDPLGKEEFWTTAASNVNTYNGNFFLCDCSETRDINIPGRGIPAAVERAYNSRSTESGIFGYGWTSNLEQRITDNGHGPLIYTDGDWTTHTFIPNGNGTYQAPPGIHFELTKKSGYILEDKEQTKYQFNTAGRLTSITDANNNKTTISYTGSNPTSITDASGRKVNLTFNTSNRVTKVTDPASRTTEYTYDSADNLKTVTKKDAAGKTLSTVTYGYDADHNLTSIKDANGNDKTVEYDSEQRVKQLSEPITIDGEKKQANTAFQYDATNRLTTVTNPKGTKTVYTHNEYANVTQITQDPNGLNIKQTFTYNDKNELISEKDANANANNSDATYNYTYDDNGNLTSVTNPLKEKSTTEYDENNNPIKVTDPEGNTTTNEFDDNGNLTSTTDPVEKSAATRVDDVGNVIEETAAISPGVNLARNGSFEKGSGSLPDGWYQFPSTSTAVRWANGGLTTNGITLGDKRIEIVNPTEDTLIGSGSNYTIPYDSEQTYFASGIVQVANAQGKAGIQITGYNDQNQITGRIKSNEISGTQGPIRLHAVAEAGAFPKETTKLRVRAYTFHNNGQTAGTYRFDGLQLEEGFLGGHNLLENSGMERPNAQNATIPDGWFMSPLTGPSDTLVTTDAHTGQRSVRLVGEAGKYKSIYQDIPVKGNAGAVFTISGFSKVEKPNPNGGIYGYIVRTYLGSTEQETFTYHFDKSKSHDWQHLAREIKTTKSFDRIRVHYQFSEQSGRAWFDTAKVIPGSITTKYGYDSNKNYQTKTTDPEGRVTESGYDTVGNQTSEKKGSDTTTFAYDGADRLTKVTDTKRNETSYTYDGNGNKTKVTNARGKETTYEYNEQDQVRKIIDALGESVLFAYDINGNLTKMTQPNGNTVEYDYDAVDRQTAISYNGEKKYSFEYDSNSNITKETDESKSQSSTFTYDDDDKLKTVKEPNNNQTDYTYDKNGNVTEQKLTAGSMTVTQGFGYNGNNQLTHVKESNKNRAIYTYNENNQVASRKNEDGTISLFYYNGDGDLVEQVVFDKNGEQKESYTYTYDNKGNITRLKDSKGTTTYVYDELEQLTKETRPDGTVTEYTYDATGNRLTKKVTKGSNTTTTNYTYDDADQLTKVDGQAYSYDKNGNLTSDGKRTYVYDAENRLTTVKEGDKTLASYTYQADGMRKTMTTGSTTITFHYDENNNVTYETNQNNQIVASYTYGANNELVSMTRGGKTYYYQTNNRGDVTAITNSTGAEVATYEYDAFGKLLKETGTVENPYRYAGYRYDEVTGLYYLQSRYYNPDTGRFLTRDLFEGFEDEPLSLNKYAYANNNPVKYIDPNGMAKCSYKYVTTLKGSTKVQKMLLKVALVSLGALFGGGIGGFAISVLMSVLDDILPRTQYVKTKVYQKICGKKLTAKYVASYYKKSNYTGYIRTKTTYRTVNLK, from the coding sequence ATGTCTCAGAAGGTGATGAAACGTCTTTCATGGATTTCGATCATCGTCATTATCGCACTAGCTGGATCAACCCTGCTTCCGGATTATTCCCAGGCGTATGCGGCTAGTAAAGCAGCGGAGGAACGAAAAAACCAAAAGCAAGAGATTGTCGGAATGCGGACGGAAAATTCCAAAACCTACATCAAGGGTGACAATACATATGTTTTGGAAGAGTACCTAGAACCGATTCATTTTAAGGAAGGTGGGGAATGGGAAGAGATCGACAATGATATCCAATCCGTCACCGCCAATAAAGCAATGGATGAAGAACTCATCTATGAAAACAAAGCCAACCGTTACCGTGCCGGTTTTGCCACCGACAGTCGGGCAGATACCCTCCTGCGCTTTCAACTGGACAATGCAGCAGTTCAGTTTTCTCTAGTCGACGGTAAAGCGGTGAAGGCGGAGAAAAAGGACAACCAAATCGCCTACAACGACGTCTACCCAGACACTCACCTTGTCTACTATACGGACAACACCGGGGTTAAAGAGGAATGGATTCTCGACAAATACAACGGGCAATCCAAGCTGACAATGGCCTTTGAAACCGATGGCGTTGAGGCGAAAAAACAGAAGGACGGGTCCATTGATTTCGTGGATGAGAAGGGAGAAGCGCTTTTCTCCATCCCCCGTCCCTTCATGGTGGATAAAAACCTGCGCTATTCCGGGGATGTTCAATTTACCCTCCGGGAAGAGAAGGGCCAAACCTATCTCGACCTGGAATTGGATGAAAAGTGGCTACAAGATCCGGACCGCACCTATCCGGTGACGGTGGACCCCTCCCTGATCGTGCAAGGTTCCGACAAAACCAGGGACACCTTTGTCGGGGAGAAGGAGCCAACCCGAAACTTCGGCGCCCTCACCTACTTCACTGTCGGCAACAACCCCGACCATGGGAGAAGCCGTGCCTTGCTGAAGTTCGATTTGCAACCGATCCTCAGCAATGCAACCATTACCTCGGCTAAACTGAGTGTCTACCAGACCAACGCCTCGACCAAAGCAGAGCGGGAGAACCTGCACCCGATCACCGAAACCTGGACGGAAACCGGGGCCACCTGGAACAGACAGCCCCAGGTGGGAGCGGCTATCTCGAATCAGACGGTGACCGATGCCGATTGGTACGACTTCTTCCTGACTGCCCTGGCCCGTGACTGGTACAGCGGCAAAACCGCCAACCACGGTGTCTCCATCCGCCATGCCACGGAAACCAATGACCGCAAGTCCTATTTTTCCAGCGAATACGCCGCTGATCCAACCAGGAAGCCTAAGTTAACCATCACCTATACCATTGATCCTTTGGGCAAGGAAGAGTTCTGGACTACCGCAGCCTCCAACGTGAATACCTACAATGGAAACTTCTTCCTGTGCGATTGTTCCGAAACCCGGGATATCAATATCCCAGGGCGCGGCATTCCAGCAGCGGTAGAACGGGCTTACAACAGCCGCTCGACGGAAAGTGGAATCTTCGGCTACGGCTGGACCTCAAACTTGGAGCAACGTATCACGGATAACGGCCATGGTCCCTTGATTTATACCGATGGGGATTGGACGACCCATACCTTTATTCCTAACGGTAACGGTACTTATCAGGCTCCACCGGGGATTCATTTTGAGTTAACGAAAAAAAGTGGCTATATCCTGGAGGATAAAGAGCAAACGAAATACCAGTTTAATACCGCTGGTCGTCTTACCTCCATCACCGATGCCAACAACAACAAGACGACTATTAGCTATACGGGAAGCAATCCCACCAGTATCACCGATGCATCTGGACGCAAGGTCAATCTTACTTTTAACACAAGTAACCGCGTCACTAAGGTAACCGATCCGGCCAGTCGCACGACGGAATACACTTATGACAGCGCCGATAACCTCAAAACCGTAACCAAGAAAGATGCCGCCGGTAAAACCTTGTCCACTGTCACATACGGGTACGACGCCGATCACAACCTGACGTCAATCAAGGATGCCAACGGCAACGATAAAACGGTGGAATACGACAGCGAACAGCGGGTGAAACAACTCTCCGAACCCATCACCATCGACGGAGAGAAAAAACAAGCTAACACCGCTTTCCAGTACGACGCCACCAACAGACTCACCACCGTCACTAACCCTAAGGGAACCAAGACTGTTTACACCCATAACGAATACGCCAACGTTACCCAGATCACCCAGGATCCCAACGGGTTAAACATCAAGCAAACCTTTACCTACAACGACAAAAACGAACTGATCAGCGAAAAGGACGCCAATGCCAACGCAAACAACAGCGATGCCACCTACAACTATACCTACGATGACAACGGCAATTTAACCAGCGTTACCAATCCGCTGAAGGAAAAATCGACAACAGAATACGATGAGAACAACAACCCGATCAAGGTGACAGATCCAGAAGGAAACACGACTACCAACGAATTTGACGACAATGGTAATTTAACCTCCACCACGGACCCTGTGGAAAAATCCGCCGCCACCCGCGTGGATGATGTCGGCAATGTGATTGAAGAGACTGCCGCCATAAGCCCAGGGGTAAACCTGGCCCGCAACGGCAGCTTTGAAAAGGGAAGCGGCAGCCTGCCGGATGGATGGTACCAATTCCCGTCTACTTCAACCGCCGTCCGTTGGGCCAACGGTGGGCTGACGACCAACGGGATCACCTTGGGTGATAAGAGGATCGAGATTGTTAACCCGACTGAAGATACCCTGATCGGAAGCGGAAGCAACTATACCATCCCCTATGATTCTGAGCAAACCTACTTTGCCAGTGGGATCGTTCAGGTGGCAAACGCCCAGGGGAAAGCTGGAATCCAGATTACAGGCTATAATGACCAAAACCAAATCACCGGTCGGATCAAGTCCAACGAAATCAGCGGCACCCAGGGACCCATCCGCTTGCATGCGGTGGCAGAAGCGGGAGCGTTTCCGAAAGAGACCACCAAGCTTCGGGTTCGGGCCTACACTTTCCACAACAACGGTCAAACTGCTGGCACTTACCGCTTCGATGGCCTTCAGTTGGAGGAAGGTTTCCTCGGTGGGCATAACCTCCTGGAGAACTCCGGCATGGAACGGCCCAACGCCCAGAATGCCACTATTCCCGATGGATGGTTTATGTCCCCCTTGACCGGTCCCTCGGACACTCTGGTTACCACCGATGCCCACACGGGTCAACGATCTGTTCGATTGGTCGGAGAAGCCGGGAAATACAAATCGATCTACCAGGACATTCCCGTTAAAGGAAATGCGGGAGCCGTCTTTACCATCTCCGGCTTTTCCAAGGTGGAGAAACCTAATCCTAATGGTGGTATCTACGGCTACATTGTCAGAACCTACCTGGGATCGACGGAGCAGGAGACCTTCACCTACCATTTTGATAAGTCCAAATCCCACGACTGGCAACATCTCGCCCGTGAGATTAAAACAACAAAATCCTTTGACCGCATCCGAGTCCATTACCAATTCAGCGAACAATCCGGAAGGGCCTGGTTTGACACTGCCAAGGTGATCCCCGGATCAATTACTACAAAGTACGGATATGACAGCAACAAAAACTATCAGACGAAAACCACCGATCCGGAAGGGCGCGTCACCGAGTCGGGATATGATACCGTAGGGAACCAGACCAGCGAGAAAAAGGGATCTGACACCACCACCTTCGCCTATGACGGGGCTGATCGCCTTACCAAGGTAACCGATACCAAAAGGAATGAAACCAGCTACACCTACGACGGCAACGGCAACAAAACCAAGGTAACAAATGCTCGCGGCAAAGAGACCACCTATGAATACAACGAACAGGATCAGGTACGTAAAATCATTGATGCTCTAGGAGAGTCTGTTCTCTTTGCTTACGACATCAACGGCAACCTAACGAAGATGACCCAACCCAATGGCAACACGGTCGAATACGATTATGACGCTGTCGATCGACAAACGGCTATCTCCTACAACGGAGAGAAGAAGTATTCCTTTGAATACGACTCTAACAGCAACATCACAAAAGAGACGGATGAATCTAAGAGCCAATCCTCCACCTTCACCTATGATGATGACGATAAACTGAAGACGGTAAAGGAACCGAACAACAACCAAACCGATTATACCTACGACAAAAATGGTAACGTCACTGAACAAAAATTGACTGCTGGTAGTATGACCGTTACCCAAGGCTTTGGGTATAATGGCAATAACCAATTGACCCATGTCAAGGAAAGCAATAAAAACCGAGCGATCTATACCTACAACGAGAATAATCAAGTTGCCAGCCGCAAAAATGAAGACGGTACTATTAGCCTCTTCTACTACAACGGTGACGGTGACTTGGTAGAGCAAGTTGTATTCGACAAAAACGGAGAGCAGAAAGAATCCTATACCTACACCTACGACAACAAGGGGAATATCACCCGGTTAAAGGATTCTAAGGGTACAACGACATATGTGTATGACGAGCTGGAGCAGCTAACCAAGGAAACCCGCCCAGATGGAACGGTTACGGAATATACCTATGATGCTACCGGTAACCGTTTGACTAAGAAGGTAACTAAGGGCAGCAACACCACGACTACGAACTATACCTACGACGATGCCGACCAGTTGACTAAAGTGGATGGCCAAGCCTACTCCTATGACAAAAATGGTAACTTGACCAGTGACGGTAAACGAACCTATGTTTACGATGCGGAAAACCGTCTTACCACCGTTAAGGAAGGCGACAAAACCCTTGCCTCCTACACTTACCAGGCTGACGGCATGCGCAAGACCATGACCACGGGTTCCACAACTATAACGTTCCATTACGATGAGAACAACAACGTCACCTATGAGACCAACCAGAATAACCAAATCGTCGCCAGCTACACCTATGGAGCCAACAATGAACTGGTCAGTATGACCCGAGGCGGGAAGACATACTATTACCAAACCAACAACCGTGGCGATGTAACTGCCATAACCAACTCCACGGGAGCGGAAGTGGCGACGTATGAGTATGATGCCTTTGGGAAACTGCTGAAGGAAACGGGCACAGTGGAGAATCCTTATCGGTATGCAGGGTATCGGTATGATGAGGTAACGGGGCTGTATTATCTCCAGAGCCGATATTATAACCCGGATACAGGGCGGTTTTTAACAAGGGATTTGTTTGAGGGGTTTGAGGATGAGCCACTGAGTTTGAATAAGTATGCATATGCAAACAATAACCCAGTGAAATATATTGACCCAAATGGTATGGCAAAATGCAGCTATAAATACGTGACGACTCTGAAAGGAAGTACTAAAGTTCAAAAAATGCTCTTAAAGGTAGCTCTAGTCAGTTTAGGGGCGCTTTTTGGTGGGGGAATAGGAGGCTTTGCAATATCAGTATTAATGTCTGTTTTAGACGATATTCTCCCTCGTACTCAGTATGTAAAGACAAAAGTTTATCAAAAGATATGTGGCAAAAAACTTACTGCTAAGTATGTCGCTAGTTACTATAAAAAATCGAACTACACAGGTTACATCAGAACTAAAACAACGTATAGAACGGTTAATCTAAAATAA
- a CDS encoding N-acetylmuramoyl-L-alanine amidase, whose protein sequence is MIKVVVDPGHGGKDPGASGNGIIEKTWCLDIAKRVGKYLTQGWNCIVEYTRTGDSLIEVTERGRIAERKGAKAFLSFHNNAFSNTSANGFETFRFSNGKSHDIALQNAVHASVMRFLRGYGITDRGKKAANLGVLRTSNNIPSILIEYLFLTNAREASLLKQESFKDGLARATAEGVASFLKLPKKADSFPKWTKEELDRLNSAPNGARFTRTLKRVIPQMEGNDILAVQLFLGVTPVTRNGRQVGIFGPKTEETLKKWQQKNGIKVTGEVGIVNWRRMFGEKKEEPKPAPDDSKPGAKPYIRVTINGKPQHAFERKDSAVRWFTDMVKAGDTVNIQR, encoded by the coding sequence ATGATTAAAGTTGTCGTCGATCCGGGGCATGGGGGAAAAGATCCGGGAGCAAGCGGTAATGGCATCATTGAAAAAACATGGTGCCTGGATATAGCGAAACGCGTGGGCAAATATCTTACTCAAGGGTGGAATTGTATCGTAGAGTACACACGAACCGGTGATTCGTTAATTGAAGTCACTGAACGCGGACGGATCGCGGAACGTAAGGGGGCTAAGGCATTTCTGAGTTTTCACAACAATGCCTTTTCCAACACAAGCGCCAACGGATTCGAGACGTTCCGGTTTTCGAATGGAAAAAGCCATGACATTGCTTTGCAAAATGCCGTCCATGCTTCCGTTATGAGATTCCTTCGTGGCTATGGTATTACGGATCGTGGTAAGAAAGCGGCAAATCTGGGTGTTTTACGGACGAGCAACAACATCCCGTCCATTCTGATTGAATATCTGTTTCTCACTAATGCACGAGAGGCTAGTTTGCTCAAACAAGAATCATTTAAGGACGGTCTAGCGAGAGCCACAGCGGAAGGGGTTGCGTCTTTCCTGAAGCTGCCCAAAAAAGCGGACTCCTTTCCGAAGTGGACAAAGGAAGAATTAGACCGGTTGAACAGCGCTCCCAACGGTGCGCGGTTCACTCGAACCTTGAAACGAGTGATTCCGCAAATGGAGGGCAACGACATTTTGGCCGTCCAACTCTTTCTGGGAGTTACCCCAGTGACACGCAACGGGCGGCAAGTAGGTATCTTCGGACCCAAAACGGAAGAAACACTGAAGAAATGGCAGCAGAAAAACGGCATCAAGGTGACCGGTGAGGTTGGGATCGTAAACTGGCGGCGGATGTTTGGGGAGAAGAAGGAGGAACCGAAGCCCGCTCCCGATGATTCGAAACCGGGGGCGAAACCGTATATTCGTGTTACGATTAACGGAAAACCGCAACACGCCTTTGAGCGGAAAGACAGTGCGGTTAGGTGGTTTACTGATATGGTGAAAGCCGGGGATACGGTAAATATTCAACGATAG
- a CDS encoding right-handed parallel beta-helix repeat-containing protein, producing the protein MSLNHKVSNLRFTQYFYVHGNIAPFTGGWFRHWYQDRWTDWNKLGSSVINVLDFGAKGDGTRADESPYLQKALDQGGKEVYIPGGTYRIQRTLRVKSGTRIKMDANTTILRNDDIDCIFLLDPGSNVSGYNGISDVFIEGGNLNLNKYVFPNRCTGIAFSHSRRVTIEKIKMVDCPIGSHFIKIHGSHHVRVRDCYLENSEDEAIQIASSENQGQFPWYGSYDQTVCHDVAIEGCRFDTVGSAVRSVRPTNNIVHYSTRLLNCHIYGVRAAAIHFDQSERCIIENNYIAQCFAGIVMVDSAFNSVVSNNIIRVTDGGTNGYGIYVKSDNGTASTMVISGNNLSNMADTGIRIENAYRITLIGNSIRTCGLHGIGLYNTEDSTVANNTVTFCTQHGIYLATASENTISGNLSKDNQRTGASAGHANIRVVINSHNNNIQGNTVRAGTYTDYGISVTNTCVGNMITNNDCYNGGKVANFQNNGLGTITTAGNRT; encoded by the coding sequence ATGTCTTTAAACCACAAAGTAAGCAACCTGCGTTTCACCCAGTATTTCTACGTCCATGGAAATATCGCTCCCTTTACTGGCGGGTGGTTCCGACACTGGTATCAGGATCGATGGACGGATTGGAACAAACTTGGTAGCAGTGTGATCAACGTGCTAGACTTCGGAGCCAAAGGGGACGGCACGCGGGCGGATGAATCCCCCTACCTGCAAAAAGCCCTGGATCAAGGTGGGAAAGAAGTATACATCCCCGGCGGAACTTACCGGATTCAGAGAACCCTGCGGGTGAAGTCCGGGACTAGGATTAAGATGGATGCAAACACCACAATTCTACGGAACGACGATATTGATTGCATCTTCCTTTTAGATCCGGGGTCAAATGTGTCCGGTTATAACGGGATCAGTGATGTTTTTATCGAGGGTGGTAACCTAAATCTGAACAAGTACGTTTTCCCGAATCGATGTACTGGGATTGCTTTTTCTCACAGCCGCAGGGTGACTATTGAGAAAATAAAGATGGTGGATTGTCCGATTGGTAGTCACTTCATCAAGATTCACGGCTCACATCATGTCAGGGTCAGGGATTGTTATTTGGAAAACTCGGAAGATGAAGCTATTCAAATAGCATCGTCGGAAAATCAGGGTCAGTTTCCGTGGTATGGAAGCTATGACCAGACAGTATGCCACGATGTGGCTATAGAGGGATGTCGTTTTGATACAGTGGGTAGTGCGGTTAGAAGCGTTCGACCCACCAATAATATCGTTCATTATTCGACCAGGTTGTTGAATTGTCACATTTACGGTGTCAGGGCTGCCGCTATCCATTTTGATCAGTCAGAAAGATGTATTATAGAAAACAACTACATCGCTCAATGCTTTGCCGGCATTGTCATGGTGGACAGTGCCTTTAATTCTGTCGTATCAAACAACATCATCCGGGTTACCGATGGCGGTACAAACGGTTATGGGATATATGTGAAATCGGACAATGGCACAGCATCCACCATGGTTATTTCCGGGAATAACCTGTCCAATATGGCTGATACCGGTATCAGGATTGAGAATGCATATCGAATCACTCTCATCGGAAACTCTATCCGCACTTGTGGGTTGCATGGAATTGGTCTCTACAATACAGAAGATTCGACGGTCGCAAACAATACGGTCACATTCTGTACACAGCATGGGATCTACTTGGCTACTGCCAGCGAAAACACGATTAGTGGAAATTTGAGCAAAGACAATCAACGTACGGGTGCCAGCGCCGGACATGCCAACATTCGGGTTGTTATTAATTCGCATAACAACAATATCCAGGGGAATACGGTCCGAGCGGGTACGTACACGGACTATGGGATCAGTGTGACAAACACCTGTGTTGGGAACATGATTACCAATAATGATTGCTATAACGGTGGTAAAGTCGCCAATTTTCAGAACAACGGCCTTGGTACAATCACCACCGCCGGCAACCGGACGTAA